Sequence from the Nerophis lumbriciformis linkage group LG34, RoL_Nlum_v2.1, whole genome shotgun sequence genome:
TGAGCTCAGCTGACGTCTTACAGCTTTTAGTCTGAAACTGCTTTTGATACTTGTTAGCTCGCACTTCCTCAAAGCACAGCTCTGAGTCTTCGCACAAAAGTGCATCCTTCAGGTATTGCGACACCTGCGTGACTTGGGAGACTGGCCTGTGGCGAAGGATGGCGGACGTCTCAGAACGCGATAACCTGGAGAACAAAATGCACTTCTTGAAGTCAAAGTTGACCTTTAAACTGCAAGCATTAGGCAAGTGACTTACATGGTGACGGTTATGTAAGGGTTTGCATTGGCTTGGCAGTCCACTGCGGCCTGAGGCAGAAAACCACGTGTTTATAGTGATAATACAATTAATTATaaaaatgatgatgataatgaccgGCACCTCTGCGTGAAGAGAGTCTGACGACATCTGGTTTGTTAACTGGGAGTCTTTTAGCGGCAGTTGACCTCCTGTATCAATTGTAATAAGTAAAAATTACACAATGTTTTTACCCACAATATTTCTAGCATGAGGACATGACCTCTGACCTCCTGACGCTGTTTCCTGGCTGCTCCTTCTGGACTGAAAGTGCCTGAAGATGATACTTGAGTGTCATTCTTGTCAAGCTATATTACTCTTGTAATACTCatcttcctcttcttttctccAACAGTCTGAACGAGTTATGTGTGAAACCATTCAATTGTTTTACGATACATATTCTATTCATATCGCCATAATGCACGTTGATGATCTAACCACGACCTGCAAAGCTGTGAcacaaattcaatgtaaaaaagtaAAGATTGCTAAAAACCAATTGGTGTAACAGCCATCATTTATTATTTAGACTTGGTTCGTATTCAGGTCACCAGCACAAAACTACACTCAGTGTGAGAGAAACAATCCTCGATCATTTGTTTCACCacctcaaaaacaaacaaaattcaaGCAATGTTGTGTCATTAAACAAAAACCTATTGCTTGATAAATACAATACTTGCATTCTgtaccatcctctcagactacagctttcctatctagtctttgagcccatccatccattttctaccgcttattccctttgggggtcgctggagcctatcccagctacaatcgggcggaaggcggcgtacaccctggacaagtcgccacctcatcgcagggcctagtctttgagcatgattCAATAAAGAGGATCAGAGAAACCTATTCTTAAAACAATCTTAACAGTTCAATTGTGATGGATTGAAAGACCTGCATGAATGAGAATATAATTCAACTTGTCTCTAATGAAAAAAGTTCAGGATATTTTTAGCAAGTTCTCACAACAATCCTCGCGTGAGTTAAATTCTTTGAAACAGATTGGTAAGATAAGACAACAACTTCGCACTTTAAACTGTCAATGACTCATCGTTAAGAGTAATTTGTATTTTAAGTTAATATTGCATTAGTTATCATTTAGTTCTGGGAAGAGCAACACAACAACAAAATGCTATGTAACGGCCTAGCGCCCTTTACGACAGTGTACATAATATACTATAAATACCTTATTGGAAATTGTACCTGTATTTATGCAGCCCAGTTTCAGCTGGCCGGGCTTGATTTTTCTGTGTTTTTAGGTAAAAAACGTCAGTGTTCTCTTCCATTGCTTTCTCGTGGAAAAACTATTGACGCCCTAGTCCTTCTTTAACGATACCATTTCAAATGTGACGCTTAGCCAATAGCAAAGCCAGAATCCATACAAGCACTCTTCTTCGCTCATGTGTTTAGTGCACATAGTGCCCCCAGGCGGCAACAAAACGTCATCATTGCCCAGCGTCTATTGCTTTATCAATAATGTAATAAACATCGTGATTTTGATCTTTATTTACAACGATGAATgacattttcaaacaaagaataaAAACGACAAATAAAACGGTGCATGAAGTCATCAATTCTTGGTTGTAGTTAGCTTCAAAATAAAGGTAtagtaaataataaacaaattacaattaaataaaatgtttggagCATACGTCATTGTTAAACAACGCAGTTGCTAAATGGGATATTATAcacttattatatattatatcacACCGCCGTGAAGAAGTCCTTGATAGACTGATCAAAATCAATAGTGATAACCGGAAGTATCTAAAAATGGTTCAGACAGCCCGTGGAAAGCACTCAAAGAGACCCCGTGCGTTTAAGGCCTGCGACAGACAGACCCATTTTGTTTGAGCAAACCAAAGAAGGCTACAGTAACGCCGGCATCTTGGTTATTACGCTGTTTTCGCGAAGCAAAGCTACCCACGGTTGATCTACATCGTGTACTTCTTTTGGAATTTTTGAGGTTTGTCATCTATACTTGAAAAGTTGAACGTGTCGCCTTCAAAGGTAGTGTGATGTTCACCGACACTGGCTAGCGGTTAGCATTGCTAGCCGGCATTTTGTGCAGCTTGCTTCCATTACTTGCTTATTTAATAATAAAGTCATCTAGTGCGTTAGTTCTGAGGTTGTTCGGAATGTGTTAGAATTTACACCGAGCTCTCTTGCATTTTACGACAAAGCAACAGACCTGCAGTGCGAGTTAAATACCCAGTGTTAGCTTTCAGAGGCGTGGTGTACTTGTTGTGAAGAGTGGCTGCTGCGTTTATGTTCACTTTCCTGGATTTCTTTGCGCTCTGAAACAATATTGTGCTCCAGCCAGGGAGTAACCGAGCTGTAATCTTGCCTGCAGTATGTCGGTGGACATGGACTCAGATCACGTTAACGGCAACGGGACGGAGGAACCAATGGACACAACAGCAGCGGTCTCACGCTCGGAACACTTTCAGACTTTACTGGAAGCTGGCTTGCAGCAGAATGTAGCGGAGAAGCTTGACGAACTCTATATGGCAGGTGAGCACAGGTTTCTTCctgtagtttgcatgttctcagtAAACGTACATCATTATGCACGGCTGATTGTTCATCATATTGCCTAGAAGTGATCAACAACAATGTGGTTAACGTCTGATGTGGTTGGATAAGTGTGCATATTACTTCACGGGGATGTCGACTGACTTTCTAGTTGCACTGCTGTCCGCCAGGTCTGGTAGAGCACAGTGACCTTGACGAAAGAGCTCTTGAAGCTTTGAAAGAGTTCACAGAGGAGCGGGCCTTGCAGGTTCTGGTCCAGTTTAAGGAAAGTGATCTGTCACACGTTCAGGTATGCATGAAACAGACTGGGTCTGATGCTGTTGCATGTTGGTAACCGGTTTGTCTTTTCAGAACAAAAGTGCGTATCTGTGTGGAGTGATGAAGACTTACAGGCAGAGAGAAAAACAAGGGACAAAAGTTTCAGATGCCACTAAAGGACCAGATGAGGTGAAAATCAAACATCTCTTGGACAGAACAGACTACACTCTTGATGTCACAACAGGCCAGCGAAAATACGGTGGACCCCCGCCTGAGTCGGTGTACACTGGAGCCCAACCCACCGTGGGAACAGAGGTACATTTCTGTTTGATGAAACCCTAAAGAGGTGGTGGATGGTCTTCAACATGCGGTTTGCTTTTTGTCAAAGATTTTCATAGGAAAGATTCCCCGTGATTTGTTTGAAGATGAGCTGGTTCCTCTCTTTGAGAAGGCGGGGCCTATCTGGGACTTGCGACTCATGATGGACCCTCTGAGTGGCCTGAACCGAGGTTACGCCTTTGTCACATTCTGCGCCAAAGAGTCTGCTCAGGAGGCGGTGAAGCTGGTGAGTTGACAGTAAACTCCTCAGACATTGTCATGTTGTACCGGAGTGGAGCCTGGTGATGTTTCAACCCGCAGTGCAATGATCACGAGATCCGACCAGGCAAGCACATCGGTGTGTGCATATCTGTGGCCAACAACAGGCTCTTTGTGGGCTCCATCCCCAAAAGCAAAACAAAGGAGGAAATTATGGAAGAGTTCTCTAAAGTCACAGGTAAACAAGGTGCCCCTCCTAGATGGTCTTGATCATATTGCCAACATTCAGCCTGATTTTCTCCTCTCTGCCTCTAGAGGGCCTCAGTGACGTCATACTCTACCATCAGCCTGATGACAAGAAAAAGAACAGAGGTTTCTGCTTCCTGGAATATGAAGACCATAAAACCGCTGCTCAGGCCCGCCGCCGGCTGATGAGCGGCAAGGTGAAGGTTTGGGGCAACGCAG
This genomic interval carries:
- the LOC133576107 gene encoding heterogeneous nuclear ribonucleoprotein Q-like isoform X2; protein product: MSVDMDSDHVNGNGTEEPMDTTAAVSRSEHFQTLLEAGLQQNVAEKLDELYMAGLVEHSDLDERALEALKEFTEERALQVLVQFKESDLSHVQNKSAYLCGVMKTYRQREKQGTKVSDATKGPDEVKIKHLLDRTDYTLDVTTGQRKYGGPPPESVYTGAQPTVGTEIFIGKIPRDLFEDELVPLFEKAGPIWDLRLMMDPLSGLNRGYAFVTFCAKESAQEAVKLCNDHEIRPGKHIGVCISVANNRLFVGSIPKSKTKEEIMEEFSKVTEGLSDVILYHQPDDKKKNRGFCFLEYEDHKTAAQARRRLMSGKVKVWGNAVTVEWADPIEDPDPEVMAKVKVLFVRNLANDVTEETLEKSFSHFGKLERVKKLKDYAFIHFEERQGAVKALEDLNGKELEGEPIEIVFAKPPDQKRKERKAQRQAAKTQLYDDYYYYSPPSHMTPLTRGRGRGSGRGGYSYSQDYYGYEDNYDYYGYDYNNYRGGYDDPYYGYEDYQSPARGRGGNRGARGGASLGRGRGTTGPPRGRAGFSQRGGSGPVRGGRGARGGLQPRGRGGQGKGDEVGPGVSP
- the LOC133576107 gene encoding heterogeneous nuclear ribonucleoprotein Q-like isoform X3; protein product: MSVDMDSDHVNGNGTEEPMDTTAAVSRSEHFQTLLEAGLQQNVAEKLDELYMAGLVEHSDLDERALEALKEFTEERALQVLVQFKESDLSHVQNKSAYLCGVMKTYRQREKQGTKVSDATKGPDEVKIKHLLDRTDYTLDVTTGQRKYGGPPPESVYTGAQPTVGTEIFIGKIPRDLFEDELVPLFEKAGPIWDLRLMMDPLSGLNRGYAFVTFCAKESAQEAVKLCNDHEIRPGKHIGVCISVANNRLFVGSIPKSKTKEEIMEEFSKVTEGLSDVILYHQPDDKKKNRGFCFLEYEDHKTAAQARRRLMSGKVKVWGNAVTVEWADPIEDPDPEVMAKVKVLFVRNLANDVTEETLEKSFSHFGKLERVKKLKDYAFIHFEERQGAVKALEDLNGKELEGEPIEIVFAKPPDQKRKERKAQRQAAKTQLYDDYYYYSPPSHMTPLTRGRGRGSGRGGYSYSQDYYGYEDNYDYYGYDYNNYRGGYDDPYYGYEDYQSPARGRGGNRGARGGASLGRGRGTTGPPRGRAGFSQRGGSGPVRGGRGARGGLQPRGRGGGKGDEVGPGVSP
- the LOC133576107 gene encoding heterogeneous nuclear ribonucleoprotein Q-like isoform X1, whose protein sequence is MSVDMDSDHVNGNGTEEPMDTTAAVSRSEHFQTLLEAGLQQNVAEKLDELYMAGLVEHSDLDERALEALKEFTEERALQVLVQFKESDLSHVQNKSAYLCGVMKTYRQREKQGTKVSDATKGPDEVKIKHLLDRTDYTLDVTTGQRKYGGPPPESVYTGAQPTVGTEIFIGKIPRDLFEDELVPLFEKAGPIWDLRLMMDPLSGLNRGYAFVTFCAKESAQEAVKLCNDHEIRPGKHIGVCISVANNRLFVGSIPKSKTKEEIMEEFSKVTEGLSDVILYHQPDDKKKNRGFCFLEYEDHKTAAQARRRLMSGKVKVWGNAVTVEWADPIEDPDPEVMAKVKVLFVRNLANDVTEETLEKSFSHFGKLERVKKLKDYAFIHFEERQGAVKALEDLNGKELEGEPIEIVFAKPPDQKRKERKAQRQAAKTQLYDDYYYYSPPSHMTPLTRGRGRGSGRGGYSYSQDYYGYEDNYDYYGYDYNNYRGGYDDPYYGYEDYQSPARGRGGNRGARGGASLGRGRGTTGPPRGRAGFSQRGGSGPVRGGRGARGGLQPRGRGGVRGARGGRGGNVGGKRKADGYNQPDSKRRQTNYQNWGSRPIAQQPLQGGDHSGNYSGYKSINQEFYQDSFGQQWK